Proteins co-encoded in one Arachis hypogaea cultivar Tifrunner chromosome 11, arahy.Tifrunner.gnm2.J5K5, whole genome shotgun sequence genomic window:
- the LOC112721767 gene encoding uncharacterized protein, which yields MATVPVPADIRPAPTRSGRFGETSVLTITLSVRVRNPFLSSHFLYSSALLQDHSESSHHSQFLFTSRLHPQKEQSSSCFSQKNPSLLHRRCHPSRPKASSVRRAPAPLLVPLFLVRSSRCSVALCLPSLVVLVAGVRRARPSKVFSNYLMASNAREDTQSNSVAPNDDEIEVQSNVNPTSETPQATDNVSTPEGSTPNEGDNKTHVKSAYCGHLWEVKV from the exons ATGGCAACAGTACCCGTACCTGCGGATAtccgccccgcccctacccggTCGGGGCGG tttgGAGAAACCTCAGTTCTCACCATCACTCTCTCAGTTAGGGTTAGGAACCCCTTTCTCAGTTCTCACTTCCTTTATTCCTCAGCTCTTCTCCAAGACCATAGTGAGTCCTCTCATCACTCTCAGTTTCTCTTCACTTCACGTCTTCACCCTCAAAAAGAACAGAGCTCTTCCTGTTTCTCCCAAAAAAACCCTAGCCTCCTCCACCGCCGCTGCCATCCGTCGCGCCCAAAAGCTTCGTCTGTTCGTCGTGCTCCAGCCCCTCTCCTCGTTCCCCTGTTCCTCGTCCGTTCTTCTCGCTGCTCAGTCGCGCTTTGCCTGCCGTCTCTCGTCGTGCTCGTTGCTGGCGTCCGTCGTGCTCGTCCCTCGAAG GTGTTTTCAAACTACCTCATGGCTAGTAATGCTAGAGAAGACACACAAAGCAACAGTGTTGCTCCAAATGATGATGAAATTGAAGTTCAAAGTAATGTTAATCCAACTTCAGAAACTCCACAAGCAACGGATAATGTCTCAACTCCAGAAGGATCAACTCCTAATGAAGGTGACAATAAGACTCATGTTAAGAGTGCTTATTGTGGGCATCTTTGGGAAGTAAAG gtTTAA